In Vagococcus luciliae, one genomic interval encodes:
- a CDS encoding NUDIX hydrolase, whose amino-acid sequence MSTFDKKTTEQHYYETQVSEKEYLHWYKQQHFPTQDMPSVTVDNVIFCYNKEQDALKVLLIKRSTHPFKNSWALPGGFVIPGEATADSCIRETKEETNVTITREHVEQLHTFSTPGRDPRGWVITVSYLAFIGEEPLVAGDEAAKASWFDLTREGNLLYLTNHLDANICVNLDTGESIGENSLAFDHAKIIIKAFNRVCNKMYHEPQVLRVLGKDFTISEARKVYAKFLGVNFKDIDHSNFKKAMLPYFTEIGERATGVGRPSKIYELKS is encoded by the coding sequence ATGTCGACTTTCGACAAAAAAACAACAGAACAGCACTACTATGAAACACAAGTTAGTGAAAAAGAATATTTACATTGGTATAAACAGCAACATTTTCCAACACAAGATATGCCATCTGTCACAGTTGATAATGTGATATTTTGTTACAATAAAGAACAAGATGCCTTAAAAGTACTGCTCATAAAACGTAGTACTCACCCTTTCAAAAACTCGTGGGCTCTTCCTGGAGGATTTGTTATTCCTGGAGAAGCAACAGCAGACAGTTGCATTAGAGAAACAAAAGAAGAAACCAACGTCACAATTACCCGTGAACACGTAGAACAACTTCATACCTTTAGTACTCCTGGACGCGATCCACGTGGATGGGTGATTACAGTCAGTTATTTAGCTTTTATTGGAGAAGAACCTCTTGTTGCAGGAGATGAAGCTGCAAAAGCATCTTGGTTCGATTTAACACGTGAGGGAAATTTGTTATACCTTACCAATCATCTTGATGCAAACATTTGTGTTAATTTAGATACTGGTGAATCAATTGGAGAGAATTCACTAGCCTTTGACCATGCCAAAATTATTATTAAAGCCTTTAACCGTGTATGCAATAAAATGTACCATGAACCTCAAGTCTTGCGTGTTTTAGGAAAAGATTTTACAATTAGTGAGGCAAGAAAAGTCTATGCTAAATTTTTAGGTGTCAATTTTAAAGATATTGATCATTCAAACTTTAAAAAAGCAATGTTACCTTACTTTACTGAAATTGGAGAACGTGCAACCGGTGTTGGTCGTCCTTCAAAAATTTATGAATTAAAATCTTAA
- a CDS encoding alpha/beta fold hydrolase, translating into MEKIVSSADGSHIFYKILGHGSPIFFIHGNSGSHHAFQKQVDAFQKDHQLILMDTRDHGKSTNESNQLDFPSIFSDILAILDNEQIEKTTMVGFSDGANIALSFANYYPERISKMVLISPNIRFDQLKKSKQLLYRSLHAVSEQLLRLKKGARVLRLAMKNLPLTTNYREKLKMPILFIFGDRDIIDLNKMAPFIDSLKQAKMVVLDKTGHSILKTRPLLVNKEINSFI; encoded by the coding sequence ATGGAAAAAATTGTTTCATCTGCTGATGGTAGCCATATTTTTTACAAAATTTTAGGTCATGGCTCACCAATCTTTTTCATTCATGGAAACAGTGGCTCTCATCATGCCTTTCAAAAACAAGTTGATGCCTTTCAAAAAGACCATCAACTCATTTTAATGGACACTAGAGACCATGGAAAATCGACTAATGAAAGTAATCAACTTGATTTTCCTTCTATTTTTTCAGATATTCTAGCCATATTGGATAATGAACAAATTGAAAAGACGACAATGGTTGGTTTTAGTGATGGGGCCAATATTGCATTATCTTTTGCTAACTATTATCCTGAACGTATTTCAAAGATGGTACTGATTTCTCCAAATATAAGATTTGATCAATTAAAAAAGAGTAAGCAACTCCTTTATCGCTCCCTACATGCTGTTAGCGAACAATTATTACGTTTAAAAAAAGGAGCTAGGGTATTACGTTTAGCCATGAAAAATCTTCCTCTGACAACTAATTATCGTGAAAAATTAAAAATGCCGATTTTATTTATTTTTGGTGATAGAGATATTATCGATTTAAACAAAATGGCTCCCTTTATTGACTCATTAAAACAAGCTAAAATGGTTGTATTAGATAAAACTGGACATTCTATTTTAAAAACTAGACCTCTTCTAGTAAATAAAGAAATTAACTCGTTTATATAA